The following DNA comes from Winogradskyella sp. PG-2.
CATTAGCAAATTTATAGAATCTGTGCCAATATGTGTTATTAAGTTTATATCCTTTCGACTTATAAAAAGATTTAGCTTCCTTTATTTCGTGTGGCTCTAATTTTGGTATGTTACTATTTCGTAGGACTTCTTTTATCATCTTACGGGAATTCATCTTAGCATTAAATTCTACCAAACGCTTTTGATAGTTTAAAACCTGACCCGTAAATAAACCCTTAATTGAATGGTATATAGCCATTAGTACTTTTTTATCGTGAAGTTCATTGTCCATCTTTTAAAAAGTACTAGACTAAGATAGAGTTTCACTGGTTTAGAATTAAGCTTCTTTTTAAACTTAATAGTAGATTTATTAAAATATTCACTTACACTTAAATAGGTTGTTACTCCTTTTTCTTCTAAAAGTTTGTAACTATGATAACGTAAATATGGAGCCAAATTTTTACCTCTAAAAGCTTCAAAAGTATACATGCTATGCAAATAACTTTCTGTTGGCTGTAAATCAAAATAACGTTTTTTAAATGTAAAAGGCTTACATTTAATAAACATATAAGCTGCTATTTCACCTTTATTTTTCAGACCAATACATATTTCACCATTGTTTAAATCTGCTAATAAATCTTTTTGCTCAATTCCTATTATTGTGCTCTTGATGTGATTGATTTCTGACTCTCCGAATAAAGAAATTTCAAAATCCTCATCCTCACCCCTAATTACTGGAGGTATAATTGCAGATGTAGCTTCCTTCACCCAATAGTATGGCATAAAATCTAATCCAATCTTAGCAAGATTATTTCGTACTCCATGCAAAAACAAACCATGTTTAATAATATTTGATATCCATTTTATACGATAGGATATACCTCTTTTATCTCCTTCCATAACTGATATTATTTATAAACACGACCATAACTGCCATTACCTGGTTCCATTTTCATCTGCTTTCTAAATTCAGCTGGAGTCATTACTTCTCTATTATTGGCTTTTGCAATAGTATGGACTCTTTCTATAAGTGAAGTATTTGTAGCTAATCGAGTTCTTTCGGCATCAAACCAAATATTATCTTCTAAGCCTACGCGTACACCTTTTCCAATTGCAATAGCCAAAGAATTCATCATCAATTGTTTGTTACCAATACCAGCAATACTAACTAAAGCATCTTCAGGAATATCGTTTAACATTACACCTGTATGCAACAAATTAGTCTGTGCGCAGGCTATGTTTCCAAATAAAAGATTGTAATATAGAGGTGGTTTTATGTAACCTTTTTTGACTAGGTATTTTCCGAAATTTATCATACCAACATCAAAGACTTCCAATTCTGGGACAATACCCTTTGCTTTCATGGTATTTGCTAAATCTTCAATCATGCTTGGTGCATTCATACTAGCTACTTTATTAAAATTTAAAGAACTCAGCGTTAAACTTCCCATATCTGGCTTGAGATCACCTTCTAGCGACAATACATCTGCTCTTTTATCTAGTGTATTAAAATTTCTACCGCTTAATGAGGTGCAAATAACAAGATCTGGAGCGTATTTACGAATACCAGCAATCATTTCTGCATAAACCTCTTTCTTGTAAGTAGGAACACCTGTTTTTTCATCTCTGGCATGTATATGAGCCATCGTAATACCTAATTCATAAGCAAGATGCACATCTTCAACAATTTCATTAATAGTTACAGGTACATGAGGTGTCATGTCCTTAGTAGGTATCATTCCTGTAGGAGTGAAGTTAATTATTAACTTGTTCATTAGATTTGGGTTTTAATGAGCCGAAACATAGTTTAAATATTAGTAAATCCATAAATATTTCGACGAAAAGAGTTTCTATTAGTATAAATTGAACATTATCAAACTTTTAAGAATAAAATACCAAACAAATTAATTAATGGTTTTCATATTATAAATTACTAAATTACTGCAAATTTGACCATTTGTACAAATCGAAATAATTGGATGAATACAGCAGTAAACTTTCTGCAGGCACTTTTGGTTCTACAAAGGGACTATATGGTCCAGGATACAATCTAATCTTTCCTTTTTTCTGGCGTAGAATTAAAATATTGTCGTATTTATCCATTGTAGCCTTATCGATAAGTATCTGTGGTTGAGACATTTTTACATGTAATTGCCATATCATCCACCAATCTAAACCATGCCTTACTATAATTAATGTTTTATCAGAATTTTCTATTTTACTAGAAATATTTGCCAAATCATTGTATGCGGCTTCATTAATTACTGAATTTTTAGGTCGCACAATATTATAAAGCAAAGCTATAAAAGATATCGAAATTATAACTAATGGGATTTTACGCTTAATGATATCTTTTAGATAAGGAAAAACTAAGACTAATACTACAGCTTGAGGTACAAATAACATAAAACTAAATCGTCTCCATAATTCAAATCTTAAAATTGGTAAGGCTAATAAAACAGTAAAAACCAATAGAATTATTAATATCTGCCTTTGAGGTTTTTTAATTGTGTTATTCTTTAAACTAAAAAATAAAAGAATAACTATCAATAGATTCACAATAGAATTAACAATACCAGCAGGGTAATAAACAATCCTCCATGGTAGTCCAAACCATTTTTCAAAAATATTAATTGCATTATAGGCTCGAAATGAATCAAATATACAAACCATCAAAAACCCAATTGCCACAACAGATACCACAGGCAAAAAGGCATGTTTTTTATAAATACATATCAAAGAAATTATTAGAAAAATAATAGATATCGAAAAAACACCAAAATGAGTGACTGCAATCAATACAAGCGTTAAGCCCATCATTAGGGTATATTTCTTTGAATTTTGTTTAACAAATTGAAAAAAGAAATAAATAAAAAACATAAAACCTACCAATCCATAGGCATTTTTCATCATTTCTGCTCCTAAGTACAGTGATGAAAATGAAAATAAACAAAAGATTAATATAGAGTACTCATAAATCTTAGGAAGCTTAAAATCTATTAGCTTATGATTCATTTTATATAGTGGAAATAAAATTAGAGGTATACTAATCGCTCCTGTAATTTTAACCACAATTAATACTATGAATTCAATAGAATGGTTAGGGAATAGAAAAACTCCTGTTTTCACTAATAACGCATTAATATAAAAGACTAATGGCATATCATTGACAGCTAAATGTCCATGCTCATATATTTTCATGATTTGAACAGATATATAACCACCATTAATACCAGTAATAATATTAGATTGCGATTCAAAAAAGAATCTTATACAGAATGAAAG
Coding sequences within:
- a CDS encoding GNAT family N-acetyltransferase; the encoded protein is MEGDKRGISYRIKWISNIIKHGLFLHGVRNNLAKIGLDFMPYYWVKEATSAIIPPVIRGEDEDFEISLFGESEINHIKSTIIGIEQKDLLADLNNGEICIGLKNKGEIAAYMFIKCKPFTFKKRYFDLQPTESYLHSMYTFEAFRGKNLAPYLRYHSYKLLEEKGVTTYLSVSEYFNKSTIKFKKKLNSKPVKLYLSLVLFKRWTMNFTIKKY
- a CDS encoding 3-keto-5-aminohexanoate cleavage protein; protein product: MNKLIINFTPTGMIPTKDMTPHVPVTINEIVEDVHLAYELGITMAHIHARDEKTGVPTYKKEVYAEMIAGIRKYAPDLVICTSLSGRNFNTLDKRADVLSLEGDLKPDMGSLTLSSLNFNKVASMNAPSMIEDLANTMKAKGIVPELEVFDVGMINFGKYLVKKGYIKPPLYYNLLFGNIACAQTNLLHTGVMLNDIPEDALVSIAGIGNKQLMMNSLAIAIGKGVRVGLEDNIWFDAERTRLATNTSLIERVHTIAKANNREVMTPAEFRKQMKMEPGNGSYGRVYK